A genomic window from Deltaproteobacteria bacterium includes:
- a CDS encoding tRNA (cytidine(34)-2'-O)-methyltransferase codes for MLWCHCVRPRPPSCLQRSIAGSGTRCTAVTPSPPSPAAEPVLHVVLVQPEIPPNTGSIARLCAATRVRLHLVGPLGFSLEDRYLKRAGLDYWPHVDLRVYPDWQAFDAVHGGDRLIYFSARAPRSYLAVTHAPGEHLVFGGETRGLPRVLLAAHADSTFTIPIFSPHVRSLNLANAVAIVVYDALRQLGRLPAE; via the coding sequence ATGCTATGGTGCCACTGTGTACGCCCCCGGCCGCCAAGCTGCCTGCAGCGATCTATCGCAGGCTCCGGAACACGCTGCACGGCTGTGACCCCGAGCCCGCCATCGCCTGCGGCTGAACCGGTGCTGCACGTGGTCCTGGTGCAGCCGGAAATCCCACCCAACACGGGCAGCATCGCCCGACTGTGCGCCGCCACGCGCGTGCGCTTGCACCTGGTCGGGCCGCTCGGCTTCTCGCTCGAAGATCGTTACCTCAAGCGTGCGGGGCTGGATTACTGGCCGCACGTCGATCTGCGCGTTTACCCCGATTGGCAGGCCTTTGACGCCGTCCACGGCGGCGACCGCCTGATCTACTTCTCGGCGCGCGCGCCGCGATCGTACCTGGCGGTGACACACGCGCCTGGTGAACACCTGGTGTTTGGTGGTGAAACTAGGGGCTTGCCCCGGGTGCTGCTCGCCGCCCACGCCGACTCGACCTTCACCATCCCGATCTTCAGCCCGCACGTGCGCAGCCTCAACCTTGCCAACGCGGTAGCCATCGTCGTTTACGACGCCTTGCGGCAGCTCGGTCGCCTGCCGGCCGAATGA
- a CDS encoding beta-lactamase family protein, giving the protein MVALPEVDPRSVEMDPDALARVVAIFEAQHAEGLHPGAQLCVFRHGRCVLDRHIGVARRETGEPVTAETLFLVFSASKPFGAMCIHKLAEAGELSLDDPVARYWPEFAANGKQAATIAHVLTHRVGIPLGPRWFTPDLWGDYAAGARAMEERVPRWPVGEEVGYHPLNWGWMVRELVRRVSGRKIGQYLREEFLQPLGIREAFLGLPAEYDQRVAHHHALMPEAGADSAEAVVPGIELWNRPEVYRCEAPAANLIATARALARFYVMLLNGGELAGVRVLQPETIRRATSEAVFANPDKTLGVPVRWAYGFHLGGGAGNPFGSLSSPSTFGHSGHGSTVAWGDPQRGAAYAYLTNGVRDRASNTHRQVALADAVLSACR; this is encoded by the coding sequence ATGGTTGCGTTGCCCGAAGTCGATCCCCGCTCCGTCGAAATGGACCCGGACGCATTGGCCCGGGTGGTGGCGATATTCGAAGCCCAACACGCCGAGGGACTGCACCCCGGTGCGCAATTGTGCGTCTTCCGGCACGGGCGCTGTGTTCTCGATCGGCACATCGGCGTGGCCCGGCGCGAAACCGGGGAGCCGGTCACGGCCGAGACGCTCTTCTTGGTGTTCTCCGCGTCCAAGCCGTTCGGTGCGATGTGCATTCACAAGCTGGCCGAAGCCGGCGAGCTGAGTCTCGACGACCCGGTGGCTCGCTACTGGCCGGAGTTCGCCGCCAACGGCAAGCAAGCGGCCACGATCGCCCACGTGCTCACCCATCGTGTCGGCATTCCACTCGGGCCGCGCTGGTTCACCCCGGATCTTTGGGGAGATTATGCCGCCGGCGCGCGCGCCATGGAGGAGCGAGTACCGCGTTGGCCGGTGGGGGAGGAGGTCGGTTATCACCCGCTCAACTGGGGTTGGATGGTACGCGAGCTGGTGCGCCGGGTCAGCGGCCGCAAGATCGGCCAGTACTTGCGCGAGGAGTTCTTGCAGCCGCTTGGCATCCGGGAGGCTTTCTTGGGGCTACCTGCCGAATACGACCAGCGTGTCGCCCATCATCACGCGCTGATGCCGGAGGCCGGCGCCGACTCCGCTGAGGCGGTCGTGCCCGGTATCGAGCTGTGGAATCGCCCCGAGGTGTATCGTTGCGAAGCCCCCGCCGCCAACCTGATTGCCACGGCGCGCGCGCTGGCGCGCTTCTACGTCATGCTGCTCAACGGCGGTGAGCTGGCGGGCGTGCGGGTGCTGCAACCCGAGACCATCAGGCGCGCCACTTCTGAGGCGGTGTTCGCCAATCCCGACAAGACCCTGGGCGTGCCGGTGCGCTGGGCTTATGGCTTCCACCTCGGCGGCGGTGCGGGCAATCCGTTCGGGAGCCTGAGCTCGCCGAGTACCTTCGGTCACTCCGGCCACGGCAGCACCGTCGCCTGGGGTGATCCGCAGCGCGGTGCCGCTTACGCCTATCTGACCAACGGTGTGCGCGACCGCGCCAGCAACACCCACCGCCAGGTGGCGCTCGCCGATGCCGTCCTGAGCGCCTGCCGCTGA
- a CDS encoding FAD-binding oxidoreductase yields the protein MAARRRKFWGWGWEDEGISPQQQEYLAQLLVARFQLPGVSLVAPPRIEEIALRPPRLTPPVALADICSTTAHDRAGHSYGKAFRDVVRAFRRDYSDPIDVVVFPRNEAEIAATLDWCTSARAAAIPYGGGSSVVGGVEPRIGSAYRGAVAIDLARLDRVLEIDRVSRAARIQAGVMGPALEDQLRPHGLTLRHFPQSFEFSALGGWIATRSGGHYATLYTHIDEFVESLRVLTPTGAVESRRLPGSGAGPSPDRLFIGSEGILGIITEAWMRLQERPRFRASASVTFPDFIAGAQAVRAISQAGLYPSNCRLLDPAEAMTAGAGDGSAAVLVLAFESADHTLDGWMARALECCRDHGGEVPAGAGKTRTDEGAGREGAAGAWRQAFLSAPYLRDALVAMGMITDTFETAITWERFEQFHAGVMAEVTAAITRICGSGQLACRFTHTYPDGSAPYYSVIAPGKPNSQLEQWDEIKAAAAEVVLRLGGTITHHHAIGRDHRRWYDRQRPDGFARALVAAKAALDPAGILNPGVLIDPRR from the coding sequence ATGGCGGCACGGCGGCGCAAGTTTTGGGGCTGGGGCTGGGAAGACGAGGGCATATCCCCGCAGCAGCAGGAATACCTCGCGCAACTGTTGGTGGCGCGCTTCCAGCTTCCCGGGGTGTCGTTGGTGGCGCCGCCGCGGATCGAGGAGATCGCACTGCGGCCGCCGCGGCTGACACCGCCGGTCGCGCTCGCCGACATCTGCTCCACCACTGCGCACGACCGTGCCGGCCACAGTTACGGCAAGGCCTTCCGCGATGTGGTGCGCGCGTTCCGCCGCGATTACTCCGATCCGATCGATGTTGTGGTGTTTCCCCGCAACGAAGCGGAGATTGCCGCGACCTTGGATTGGTGCACGAGCGCACGCGCGGCAGCGATTCCGTACGGGGGCGGGTCGAGTGTGGTCGGCGGGGTTGAGCCGCGTATCGGCTCGGCCTATCGCGGGGCGGTTGCCATCGATCTGGCCCGTCTCGATCGCGTGCTCGAGATCGACCGCGTCTCGCGCGCGGCGCGCATTCAAGCCGGCGTCATGGGACCGGCCCTGGAAGACCAGCTGCGACCACACGGGCTGACACTGCGGCACTTCCCGCAGTCATTCGAGTTTTCAGCGCTGGGGGGGTGGATCGCCACGCGCTCGGGCGGGCACTATGCCACCCTCTACACCCACATCGACGAGTTCGTGGAATCACTGCGGGTGCTGACACCCACCGGGGCAGTCGAGTCGCGCCGCTTGCCCGGATCGGGTGCCGGGCCGAGCCCCGACCGCTTGTTCATCGGCTCCGAAGGGATTCTCGGCATTATCACGGAGGCCTGGATGCGGTTGCAGGAACGGCCACGCTTTCGCGCCTCGGCGTCGGTAACCTTCCCGGATTTCATCGCGGGCGCGCAGGCCGTGCGGGCAATCAGCCAGGCCGGCTTGTATCCGTCCAACTGCCGGCTGCTCGATCCCGCCGAGGCGATGACCGCCGGTGCCGGCGATGGCAGCGCTGCGGTACTGGTGCTCGCTTTTGAGTCGGCGGACCACACTCTTGATGGGTGGATGGCGCGGGCGCTGGAGTGTTGCCGCGACCATGGCGGGGAGGTGCCGGCGGGGGCCGGCAAGACCCGCACCGACGAAGGTGCCGGTCGTGAAGGCGCCGCCGGGGCCTGGCGGCAGGCGTTTCTCAGTGCCCCCTACTTGCGCGATGCGCTGGTGGCCATGGGGATGATCACCGACACCTTCGAAACCGCCATCACCTGGGAGCGCTTCGAGCAGTTTCACGCCGGCGTAATGGCGGAGGTAACCGCGGCCATCACTCGCATCTGTGGCAGCGGGCAGCTGGCCTGCCGATTCACCCATACCTACCCCGATGGCTCGGCGCCCTACTACTCGGTAATCGCCCCGGGCAAGCCCAACAGTCAGCTGGAGCAATGGGATGAGATCAAGGCTGCGGCCGCCGAGGTGGTGCTCAGGCTCGGTGGGACGATCACTCACCACCACGCGATCGGCCGCGATCATCGCCGCTGGTACGACCGCCAGCGTCCGGACGGTTTTGCCCGGGCGCTCGTCGCCGCGAAGGCCGCGCTCGATCCCGCCGGCATTCTCAACCCCGGTGTCTTGATCGATCCACGGCGATAA
- a CDS encoding cold shock domain-containing protein, with product MPQGTVKWFNGQKGYGFITKDDGQDVFVHYSAILGQGFRTLDEGQRVEFEITQGPKGLQATNVAKL from the coding sequence ATGCCGCAGGGTACGGTGAAATGGTTCAATGGTCAGAAGGGTTACGGGTTCATCACCAAAGATGATGGGCAGGATGTGTTTGTCCACTACTCGGCCATTCTGGGCCAAGGGTTCCGCACGTTGGACGAGGGCCAGCGGGTCGAGTTTGAGATCACGCAAGGGCCCAAAGGCCTGCAAGCCACCAACGTGGCTAAGCTCTAA
- a CDS encoding CDP-diacylglycerol O-phosphatidyltransferase, producing the protein MNTASTARTVAAWGVHLYTGLGAPLGLLALEASGRGNFGLAFLWMAIATVVDATDGALARRVGVKQVLPHFDGAKLDDIVDYLNYVVVPIVLAYQAGLIPTGWAGLVIGSAPLLASGYGFCQSEAKTPDHFFTGFPSYWNIVVFYLYALRTPPWFNVAALLVLTVLVFVPIRYLYPSRSSVARKRTYALGIAWGLLVAVLLLQFPLPSRLLAAVSLYFPIYYFVASIHIHLQNRGSDQP; encoded by the coding sequence ATGAACACAGCGAGCACGGCGCGCACGGTTGCGGCTTGGGGCGTTCACCTCTACACCGGGCTGGGGGCGCCGTTGGGGTTGCTGGCACTGGAGGCTTCCGGTCGCGGCAACTTCGGCCTCGCTTTCCTGTGGATGGCCATCGCCACGGTTGTCGATGCAACGGACGGGGCCTTGGCTCGCCGAGTGGGCGTAAAGCAGGTGCTACCGCATTTCGACGGGGCGAAGCTGGACGATATCGTAGATTACCTCAACTACGTCGTAGTGCCGATCGTGCTCGCCTATCAGGCCGGGCTGATCCCGACCGGTTGGGCCGGGCTGGTCATCGGCAGCGCACCGTTGCTGGCCAGCGGGTATGGCTTCTGCCAATCCGAGGCCAAGACCCCCGATCACTTCTTCACTGGCTTCCCGTCGTACTGGAACATTGTCGTCTTTTACCTGTATGCGCTGCGGACCCCGCCGTGGTTCAACGTGGCCGCCCTGCTTGTCCTCACCGTCTTGGTGTTCGTGCCGATTCGCTACTTATACCCCAGCCGCTCGTCTGTGGCGCGCAAGCGCACCTACGCCCTCGGCATCGCGTGGGGTCTGCTGGTAGCAGTCCTGCTGCTACAGTTTCCGCTGCCTTCAAGGCTGCTGGCGGCTGTATCGCTGTACTTCCCGATCTACTACTTCGTGGCCTCGATTCACATCCACTTGCAGAACCGAGGCAGCGACCAGCCATAG
- a CDS encoding DUF4124 domain-containing protein, which translates to MKCGVIAVLSVLLLADAGRADIIEWQDAHGVRHFTNRKAEMPAATVRVVVSESAPSPSAPCSQAPAAAPEEPRQAQVVYDYSAAADAYVEGLERGLALGAGAGGAVQINGPLAIANAYRAPLRPAPVYSPWITTSFDRGRSRHRTLRMRLQDQFQQDRDGRSIHRGRLPVGNGVVLGPLLSRRAQRVPCPTRVSF; encoded by the coding sequence ATGAAGTGCGGGGTAATTGCCGTGCTCAGTGTGCTGCTGCTCGCCGATGCCGGCCGCGCCGATATCATCGAATGGCAAGACGCGCACGGGGTGCGCCACTTCACCAACAGAAAAGCCGAGATGCCGGCGGCTACCGTGCGCGTGGTGGTGAGCGAAAGTGCCCCGTCGCCGAGCGCCCCCTGCTCGCAGGCGCCGGCCGCAGCACCCGAGGAACCGCGGCAAGCGCAAGTGGTGTACGATTACAGCGCGGCGGCTGATGCTTACGTCGAAGGTCTCGAACGCGGGCTGGCGCTGGGCGCCGGTGCCGGCGGCGCGGTCCAGATCAATGGGCCGCTGGCCATCGCCAACGCTTACCGCGCCCCGCTTCGACCTGCGCCGGTGTACTCGCCCTGGATCACCACTTCCTTCGATCGTGGCCGATCGCGCCACCGGACGCTGCGGATGCGCTTGCAAGACCAGTTTCAGCAGGATCGGGACGGCCGATCCATTCACCGCGGGCGCTTGCCGGTCGGCAACGGTGTTGTGCTCGGTCCGCTGCTGTCGCGTCGGGCGCAACGCGTGCCGTGCCCGACTCGCGTTTCGTTCTAG
- a CDS encoding exo-alpha-sialidase: MKTAFRATLLLAGAAVAVGGLSLVPQLGRSAPSANNVIARELAIELGQAARLHHQRPLSSGPVYAALQGTGELARRAAAAAPQALSEAFVAPPPITQGCQNSFGGGQNIRVNQDCSLRRQAEEVIAVNPANQLNLIAGQNDSRIGFNHCGYDWSLDGGLTWGDLVPPFYQFQMLDGHVADVCSDPTATFDRLGNAYIAGILFDIASPASALVVAKSNAGIGGRYFHSPQPVPFQNYRTDPLGVVANDLSADVFNDKEFIVADASPISPKTGNVYVAWTRFLFMTGSGVGAHSPIYFSQSTDGGATWSPGIEISGANPAICSLWSAEPDPNACDQNQGPHPIVGRDGAVYVAFNNGNTPALGINQYLITSCPPTADCSNVASWTTPVKIADDIGTQPIGPDAATGCPAGRQCLPPNGYRVTGATAGSLSIDRNDFLYLAWADYRNGGGTCPPLGNAATATPPCDNDVFYAFSTDGGATWSAPRNITPASRFGANAQWQPWSAVSPNGAKLWVGYYDRSYDGCEALGCNDITLAKVAMPASGAPTYTYTRVTTASMPNLVVANNPLQAGFLGDYIWVTVDKRGRPYIVWADTRGLGGTVEEDIYFRPPPS, from the coding sequence ATGAAGACCGCATTTCGTGCAACCTTGTTGCTCGCCGGAGCTGCCGTGGCTGTCGGCGGATTGAGCCTGGTGCCACAATTGGGGCGCTCGGCGCCAAGCGCCAACAACGTGATTGCCCGCGAACTAGCCATCGAGCTGGGACAGGCCGCGCGGCTGCACCACCAGCGGCCGCTCTCGTCCGGCCCGGTGTACGCGGCGCTGCAAGGAACCGGGGAACTGGCCAGACGCGCAGCGGCAGCAGCACCGCAGGCGCTCTCTGAGGCATTCGTGGCACCGCCACCGATAACCCAAGGCTGCCAGAACAGCTTCGGCGGCGGGCAAAACATCCGCGTTAATCAGGACTGCTCCCTGCGGCGGCAGGCGGAGGAAGTGATCGCGGTGAACCCAGCCAACCAGCTCAATCTCATTGCCGGTCAGAACGACTCGCGCATTGGGTTCAACCATTGTGGTTACGACTGGTCTCTGGACGGCGGGCTCACATGGGGCGATCTCGTTCCGCCCTTCTACCAGTTCCAAATGCTCGACGGCCACGTTGCCGACGTCTGTTCCGATCCGACTGCTACCTTCGACAGACTCGGCAACGCTTACATCGCCGGTATTCTGTTTGACATTGCTTCCCCCGCCAGCGCCCTAGTCGTGGCGAAATCCAACGCCGGCATTGGCGGCCGGTATTTTCACAGCCCCCAGCCGGTACCGTTCCAGAATTATCGCACCGACCCACTCGGTGTGGTGGCCAACGATCTCAGCGCCGACGTCTTCAACGACAAGGAGTTCATCGTGGCCGACGCCAGTCCGATAAGCCCGAAGACCGGCAACGTCTACGTGGCGTGGACGCGGTTTCTCTTCATGACCGGCTCCGGTGTAGGCGCACACAGCCCGATCTACTTCAGTCAGTCGACCGACGGCGGCGCCACCTGGTCGCCGGGCATCGAGATCAGCGGCGCCAACCCGGCCATTTGTTCGCTTTGGAGCGCCGAGCCTGATCCGAATGCGTGCGATCAAAACCAGGGGCCGCACCCGATCGTGGGGCGGGACGGCGCGGTGTACGTCGCATTCAACAACGGCAACACACCGGCTCTCGGGATCAACCAGTACCTCATCACCTCGTGTCCGCCGACGGCAGATTGCAGCAACGTGGCGAGTTGGACGACGCCGGTTAAGATTGCGGACGATATCGGCACCCAGCCCATTGGCCCCGACGCCGCCACGGGATGTCCGGCTGGCCGGCAGTGTCTGCCGCCCAACGGCTATCGTGTCACCGGTGCCACCGCCGGCTCACTGTCGATTGACCGCAACGACTTCCTCTATTTGGCGTGGGCGGATTACCGCAATGGCGGTGGTACCTGCCCGCCGCTGGGCAATGCCGCGACCGCAACCCCGCCTTGCGACAATGACGTCTTCTACGCCTTCTCGACCGACGGCGGCGCCACCTGGAGCGCGCCGCGCAACATCACTCCAGCGTCGCGCTTCGGCGCCAACGCCCAGTGGCAGCCGTGGAGCGCGGTGTCACCGAACGGCGCCAAGCTCTGGGTGGGGTACTACGACCGCTCTTACGACGGCTGCGAGGCCTTAGGCTGTAACGACATCACGCTGGCGAAGGTAGCGATGCCCGCTTCCGGAGCACCCACCTACACCTACACGCGGGTGACCACGGCCTCGATGCCGAATCTGGTGGTGGCGAACAACCCGCTGCAAGCGGGCTTTCTCGGCGACTACATCTGGGTCACGGTGGACAAACGAGGCCGGCCGTACATCGTCTGGGCTGACACCCGCGGCCTCGGCGGCACGGTGGAAGAGGACATTTACTTCCGCCCGCCGCCCAGCTGA
- a CDS encoding transglutaminase domain-containing protein, whose product MARTIRLSIVAVWLVLLGLLLRERWSTTPAPPVAVTPAAIVPADEWLNVYHQEHKIGYVHHRSAPAEGGGFVVEEHSLLRLVVMDTPQTVRTIVSGRTDADYALQQFSFELSSGVGTLNVRGTVTGDALDLTLATGAEHSTQRLALSAPVYLPATLRNFVAAGELRAGRTLQVSVFDPSAMKNAPVQVTVEQREPVPNGSPGQVAWRVREEFRGIQTTAWIDDAGTVLREQGPMGLVLVRTDARDALHGSWSSDTALDLVRTVAIPVVGTIDTPRELRELRLRLRGIDLDQVPSDARQQRGGEIWTIRREDLAAAASYTLPDVASEHRAELAATALLQVEHPRVQSAAAEALAGEHDALAAVHRLLAWIAGYMKQAPTASIPNALQVLADRQGDCNEHAVLFAALARAAGLPARVVAGVVYLDGAFYYHAWNEVWLGHWVSVDPVFNQFPADPTHLKFVQGGPEEEFAILQVIGRVHIDVLGSR is encoded by the coding sequence ATGGCACGAACCATCCGCCTCAGCATCGTGGCCGTCTGGCTGGTCTTGCTCGGGCTGCTGCTACGCGAGCGCTGGAGCACGACGCCGGCTCCGCCTGTGGCCGTCACACCGGCGGCCATCGTGCCCGCCGACGAGTGGCTCAACGTCTATCACCAGGAGCACAAGATCGGCTATGTACACCACCGTTCGGCGCCGGCTGAAGGCGGCGGCTTCGTGGTCGAGGAGCACTCACTCCTGCGCCTGGTCGTAATGGATACCCCACAGACGGTGCGCACGATCGTCAGCGGCCGAACCGATGCCGATTACGCCTTGCAACAGTTCAGCTTTGAACTGAGCAGCGGGGTGGGCACGCTGAATGTGCGCGGCACCGTCACCGGCGACGCGCTCGATCTGACCCTGGCGACCGGTGCCGAGCACTCCACCCAGCGTCTCGCGCTCAGCGCTCCGGTGTACTTGCCGGCCACCCTGCGCAACTTCGTGGCGGCCGGAGAACTGCGCGCCGGGCGCACGTTGCAGGTGTCGGTCTTCGATCCTTCGGCGATGAAGAACGCGCCCGTGCAGGTGACGGTTGAGCAGCGCGAGCCGGTGCCCAACGGGTCGCCGGGGCAGGTGGCTTGGCGCGTGCGCGAGGAGTTTCGCGGCATTCAGACTACGGCCTGGATTGATGATGCCGGCACGGTCCTGCGCGAGCAGGGGCCGATGGGGTTGGTGCTGGTGCGCACCGACGCCCGCGACGCATTGCACGGCAGCTGGAGCAGCGACACGGCGCTCGACTTGGTGCGCACCGTGGCAATCCCGGTGGTGGGCACGATCGACACGCCCCGCGAGCTGAGAGAGCTACGCCTGCGGCTGCGCGGTATTGATCTCGATCAGGTGCCCTCCGATGCCCGGCAGCAGCGCGGCGGGGAAATCTGGACCATTCGCCGCGAGGACTTGGCGGCGGCCGCGTCGTACACACTGCCGGATGTCGCTTCGGAGCATCGCGCCGAGCTGGCTGCCACAGCGCTGCTACAGGTCGAGCACCCGCGGGTGCAGTCAGCGGCCGCCGAAGCGCTGGCCGGCGAGCACGACGCGCTCGCCGCGGTTCACCGGCTGCTGGCGTGGATCGCGGGCTACATGAAGCAAGCCCCGACTGCCTCCATTCCCAATGCGCTGCAAGTGCTGGCTGACCGCCAAGGCGACTGCAACGAGCATGCGGTGTTATTCGCCGCGCTGGCGCGCGCGGCCGGCTTGCCGGCGCGCGTGGTGGCGGGGGTGGTCTACCTCGACGGTGCTTTCTACTACCACGCTTGGAACGAGGTCTGGCTCGGTCACTGGGTCTCCGTTGACCCCGTCTTCAATCAGTTCCCCGCGGATCCGACCCACCTCAAGTTCGTGCAAGGCGGGCCCGAGGAGGAATTCGCCATCCTCCAAGTCATCGGCCGGGTTCACATCGACGTGCTCGGCAGCCGGTGA
- a CDS encoding Mut7-C RNAse domain-containing protein, whose product MAESAVSFAADRMLGRLATWLRLLGFDTRYGPQWSGRALLRLARDEGRVVLTRDTRLQRVRQGPPLLFIESDHFRAQLRQVLSAYQLDPYTRLMTRCARCNEALQAVAKESVAQQVPPYVYATQAEFVRCPHCRRLYWPATHAAHVRVELAHLGYQPSAADLPPTS is encoded by the coding sequence ATGGCAGAATCGGCCGTTAGCTTCGCCGCCGACCGCATGCTCGGGCGTCTAGCCACTTGGCTGCGCCTGCTCGGCTTCGACACGCGATACGGGCCGCAGTGGAGCGGACGCGCGCTGTTGCGCCTGGCGCGCGATGAAGGGCGCGTGGTGCTCACCCGCGACACCCGCCTGCAAAGAGTTCGGCAAGGGCCACCGCTGCTCTTCATTGAAAGCGATCACTTCCGTGCTCAGCTGCGACAGGTACTGTCCGCCTATCAGCTCGATCCTTACACCCGGCTGATGACCCGGTGCGCACGCTGCAACGAAGCGCTGCAAGCCGTGGCCAAGGAGTCGGTCGCGCAACAAGTGCCGCCGTACGTTTACGCCACCCAGGCCGAGTTCGTGCGCTGCCCGCACTGCCGGCGCCTCTATTGGCCGGCCACGCACGCCGCGCACGTACGCGTGGAACTGGCTCACCTCGGCTATCAACCGTCTGCTGCCGACTTGCCGCCCACCTCATGA
- a CDS encoding alpha/beta hydrolase → MIARRDALLGAVPQHRFVNVDRIRLHYFEWESSGPTIVLVHGTGFHGYVWKPIAQLLSQTFRVVALDQRGHGDSNKPESGYTWDHFGNDLHGFLEALGLQRIVAVGHSAGATAIAHCAAHHPGAIARAILIDPILVPKLEAGQVFHNPLAQRARKRRMIWESRTSMFHSYRTRAPFNTWREDVLWAYIEEGTVLRPDGHVELKCPGEVEGQVFDEAASLDGWGFLPKITIPLLVLRGENSEAFPLASAARIATVLPSASVKTIARTSHFVPMERPDAVERAIRNFLRR, encoded by the coding sequence ATGATTGCCCGCCGTGACGCGCTGCTCGGCGCGGTCCCACAGCACCGTTTCGTCAACGTCGATCGTATCCGGCTGCACTACTTCGAGTGGGAAAGCAGCGGCCCGACTATCGTATTAGTGCACGGCACTGGCTTCCATGGTTACGTATGGAAGCCGATCGCCCAATTGCTCAGTCAGACATTTCGCGTCGTCGCCCTCGACCAACGCGGCCATGGTGACAGCAATAAGCCGGAGAGCGGCTATACCTGGGATCACTTCGGCAACGACCTGCACGGTTTCCTGGAAGCCCTTGGCTTACAGCGCATCGTAGCCGTCGGGCACTCGGCCGGGGCAACCGCCATCGCCCATTGTGCCGCGCATCACCCGGGTGCGATTGCTCGGGCGATTCTGATAGATCCGATTCTAGTCCCCAAGTTAGAGGCCGGCCAAGTCTTCCATAATCCGTTGGCTCAGCGGGCGCGCAAGCGGCGGATGATCTGGGAGAGCCGCACCTCGATGTTTCACTCTTACCGCACGCGCGCGCCCTTCAATACCTGGCGCGAAGACGTGCTCTGGGCGTACATCGAGGAGGGCACCGTGTTGCGTCCCGACGGGCACGTGGAGCTGAAGTGCCCGGGGGAGGTCGAGGGCCAGGTGTTCGATGAGGCTGCCAGCCTGGACGGATGGGGATTCTTGCCGAAGATCACGATTCCGCTGTTGGTACTGCGGGGCGAGAATAGCGAGGCTTTCCCCTTGGCCAGTGCAGCCAGGATCGCCACCGTTTTGCCCAGCGCCTCGGTCAAGACCATCGCCCGTACCAGCCATTTCGTCCCGATGGAGCGCCCCGACGCCGTCGAGCGAGCCATCCGCAACTTCTTGCGTCGCTGA